TCGCTTGTGGAATATATATAGCTAAATTTTCGGCTTATATAAAAAGCGTCATTATAAAGAATGACAAGTCACTCATTATGGAGAATAACTGGTCACTATGGAAAATTTATTTGTGCTGTCTGTAGTAGTAAAAAGTGTTGGTCTCTATGGACATTAACCAGTAATTATGGAAAATGAGCGGTTAATATTGAAAATGATCGGTCACTACTCGAACAAGacctaaaaacataaatatataaaactaaaaaacataCACATATGAATATTGGAATTTTCAATTACATAGACGAAAacaattcataataaatattaaaacattgtaTAGTTGTTTTCATCACGAAAATGCAActtaaatataatgttttttgcATGGGTCAGATACCCACGTTTCAACAACAAAAACACGAATATTACTGATTGTGGTAATCTCGGAAACACAGCGCATCGCGTCCGCATTTtttctacattttatttatctttttcgCAAACCTCGTTTTGATCCCCTAATGGTTTTCCCACAAATAAAATTGAGCTTTGTTTATTTTCGTgggctttatttatttttgccgGCGTTGTTAGCGACAGCTGCGTCGCTTGTTTATCGTTCCGCTTTGCTGTGATCGGGACTCTTAACCTTACTTTTGAAATTCACCTGACTTCTACTCAGCAAAAAGCTAATCCGGAGGGTGTCACGGTGTCGCGGGATTTAGGCGATTTGGGTAATGAAGATAAATTTACAGCTATCATTTGTCTTCTTTTGCTCGCCGCTGAACTTAGCTGACGCTCGGAAATTTTAGATTTACTCTCGTGTaccataaaattaatatttttggtaAGTTTGTTAATTAATCAAACTGTCTCAAAATGTAAGGTGGCTCAAGGAAGAAAATACGCGGTCCAAAAGCGTAAACCATAGATAGCAAATTACATGAAACCGCTTTACTAACTTGTTTCGTGAAGATTTCATAAATATGCcataaaacattttcttatttcattatttttaacttttctgTCAGAAAGTTAATCAAAGAAGACATAAAATCACTTCAAATATAGCAAAATAACGGAGCTTTCAGTCTAAGATcgcataattttatattttattctacaTTAATTACatgattgttattatttttgtacaaaatgTGGCCTACTGATTTTGATATTAAACttgatgatgtaagtaaatGATTCTTGGAATATTATTTTACTGGTACTATTTAACCCATAAAAGGAGAGGCTTTTGAAGAATATAGATTATGCATAACTTACAAATATATTGTAGTAGGAAAGGGAAGGTACAGACTCCATCTGTCAAAAGACAAACCAAAACAACTTACATAAAATTGAAGAACTTTAGCTACTCGTATATAGTTAATGACGATTGTTGCCTATTTATTGATAATTAATCTTcactcataataatatatttatgtgtatgttatgatgataatgattgtaatattaaaatacaatttgtcaagtTTGATGCCATGGAGCTGCCTGGTCAGCAGCTTGCCTCAGCACATGCGTATACGCCGCTAGACCATGTACTGAGCCTTGATATAAAGAGTCCAGCGGGCTGTCTACGAATGACGTCGATTATAGCAACAATGGGTTagttaacatattttttttttcagattaaatatgtatgtatatacgtatacatataaaataaggTCCCAACCACAATCTCAATTGGACTAGCCACAGTATAAtatcaatatcatcatcaccagcccattaacgtccccactactggggcacgggccttccctatggatggatagggagatcgaatgtcaatataatattattcaataTGGCTCAGTgatcattataaaaaataataatttaggtaCCATCATTTATGGTGTCCCAAAATGTACTTAGAACATAagcattaaaatttaaattaaaagaaagaaaatggacaaaaaatagcaataaaaatgaagaagaagaagtatttgttgttatgttatgttgcaaaATCCTAATAATAATCATATCGTATAATAGTAAATATATGACACACAGGAAAATCAACATATGATATTGATATAATGGTGAAAATGATGGCAGCGGGTATGAATATAGCAGTTCTGAACATGTCCTTTGGCTCAAGAGAAGAAAACGTTGAAACTATAAAAATGCTGCGACAGGCTGTCAAACAATACAGCACATTAATGGGCAGACACTACCCTCTAGCCGTAGCTGTTCGACTAACTGGAAGAAAAATTAGGACTGGACGGATTGCAGAAGTAAGTAAATCTATACttactaattataataaagaggtAAAGTTTTAAAATTTAACTCTCACTATGAGGTTGCAGCTGCGAAACCCAGCAGGGGCCTTAacgaatgtttttttaattcgttttCGAACATATGTTTgttgatcataaattattatcacgtgatcagctgtgaaggaaaacatcgtgtgggcccatattcccaagaaatgcgtttcggagatatgtgatcTATCACGTACCTCTACCAGTACTGagctggttttcacttcgcgggttcgatggtcaaacaggcagtcgcgcctgtaaaaaatcggatctgtcaaatctatCGTCTCTACGAAAACGgagtaacgctagggagatgatctaCTATTCTTTTTTACTCAAGATAGGTTCGAATTCGAGACATAAAATCATCACAACAATAAAATgacgttaattttatttgtattggaCAATTTCAGACTTACGGTGACGAAGTAGAATTAAAGGTTGGAGAAGTAGTCAGATTAACCACTGATGAAACGTATAGAGACCGTTGTTCTATGTACACGGTATACATAGACTTCATGCTCTTCGCTGACCAACTCAAAAAGAGGGACTTGGTACTATTAGATAATGAAACTATTATGTTACAAGTGGAAGTCATATCCACTACCACCCTTACGTGCAAGATCGAAAGAGGTGGCATGCTAGGGTCATATAAAGACGTATTCGTACCAAATGTAGTATTCGAAATGCCGAATTTTTCTGAAAAGGATAAGTTAGATATTGCCATGGCTGTCCATCTAcaggtacttaataataatacatattatttattataacattcGTTTCTTAAATTCTATGAAGAAAATATTCTTATATTTCGCGTTTTTTCCCCTTAGGTGGACCTTATAATCGCTTCCTTTGTAAACAGCAGAGCAACTATTGAAGAACTAAAACAAATTTTGGgagaaaaaggaaagaaaataggtatCATAGCCAATATTATGACTATTGAAGGCTATAGAAACTTTGATGATATTCTTAATGTAAGTATCTaacatattcaaattaaattcgGTCAAATTGCAGTTGGACTCGCGCTCCGAAAGGGTGCCGTACCAGCACATTTACATAAGTTGAATTGAACTGATGAAGATaaatatttagaagacattTCCATTTATATTATAACACTGCACTAAACGTTaattaatatacttaggtacttattatttgtTAGTAACTCCGCCATCATAATAGATACATAATCTGTGTACATTTGAACCGGTTCCCAATTACGGTTCAAAAGACATCCCTTTAAAGATCGGAAGGATGGGCAGTCAGCGTTGGcttagtaatagggtcccgttGCGATAGATTGGGTactctagaaaataaaaaaaagtactgACTATGGTTactgaattatatttttcagaTAGCCGATGGTGTAATGATTACAAGGCAAGAATTAGGATCAGATATTAGCCCGAAGAAGTTAGTAATTGCGCAGAAAAATATGATTGCTCGAGCGAATAGAGTTAGTGTGAACTATGgtcataatttattcaaatcaaTAAGTCATACCTTTGTAAATAATACTGAGAGGGCCTAGCTAAGTTACAACTCATCGCCTTATAATGGAAACTTCGCCCTTTTTGCACATTCGGAtgtgctatttttttttaaatctcgcTTTAGTCATAGACGcgctagttttaatccaggtaaaaaaatgtacCTAGTCAAAATTTATAACCAGAActaaattaattgaatgaaatcaAATCACAATGTGTAAGTTGAAGTTGTTAAGGCGTTTACGAAGTTTCCAAATGAAATCTAAATTTCCTATACACCTATTTCTACACTCACTATCGTTTAACCCGTCCGAACTAAATGAGTACCTTTCGTTGAGGACAACGCACGTACAACAACACGTACCGTCGAGGCATCTCAATTTCGACGAATTAGgcaaggttattataaagttagtgattatttagaagatatgaatgcatgggattaactgtctgagaactgatattaggcagctaaattactcaattgtataccaatattttatgtttatttttatttttttaaagaacgtctagggccctgtgccgaggtttttcttgcagcttcttttccccggctatacaggttgtgagaagctgcagtagttttaggcggatgagacgttcgttatgtaaaattgacgattcaaagtgtaactatgttacctactgaataaagatatttttgaatttgaatttgaatttgaatttgtagaaACAGGAACATTGCAAGTTAACTAAATCCTTAGAACTTTCATC
The Pectinophora gossypiella chromosome 9, ilPecGoss1.1, whole genome shotgun sequence genome window above contains:
- the LOC126369816 gene encoding pyruvate kinase-like; translation: MWPTDFDIKLDDFDAMELPGQQLASAHAYTPLDHVLSLDIKSPAGCLRMTSIIATMGKSTYDIDIMVKMMAAGMNIAVLNMSFGSREENVETIKMLRQAVKQYSTLMGRHYPLAVAVRLTGRKIRTGRIAETYGDEVELKVGEVVRLTTDETYRDRCSMYTVYIDFMLFADQLKKRDLVLLDNETIMLQVEVISTTTLTCKIERGGMLGSYKDVFVPNVVFEMPNFSEKDKLDIAMAVHLQVDLIIASFVNSRATIEELKQILGEKGKKIGIIANIMTIEGYRNFDDILNIADGVMITRQELGSDISPKKLVIAQKNMIARANRANVPIMVCAHLLSSMRFQQIALRAELLDIANCILDGVDGLVLSAETAVGNYPVETVSCLNLACKEAEACVWTKQLFYDLIDKTPLPCDQATGAALAAVLAAQRAIAAAIVVVTTTGQSAHIVAKYRPRCPVIAITRYAIIARQMHMWRGILPLHYETTPDPDWQVDIEKRVAFASKWGMDRGFIRVGDPIVIVSGWQHGSGFTNTMRIIYAAAEAVVIQ